A part of Arachis hypogaea cultivar Tifrunner chromosome 12, arahy.Tifrunner.gnm2.J5K5, whole genome shotgun sequence genomic DNA contains:
- the LOC112727304 gene encoding two-component response regulator-like PRR37 isoform X1, with protein MTREVQMSVDGDEEELKELSQRLRDGKRTFPDGVASEGQGLHEDDGAKCNGVGEDVKVGGQGGTVESSSVLQHVPQQQPQGAVICWERFLHIRSLKVLLVEYDDSTRHVVTALLRNCSYEVIEAANGLQAWKILENLTNHVDLVLTEVAMPGLSGIGLLCKIMSHKTRKNIPVIMMSSRDSMGLVFKCLSKGAVDFLVKPVRKNELKNLWQHVWRRCHSSSGSGSESGTQTQKSVKSKSLEKSDNNSGSNDEDDNGSIGLNNGDGSDNGSGTQSSWTKQAVEVDSPKPVSRWDQIAECPDSTCAQVVHSNAEICGIKMVPPSTKEGQEQNERLIKAAGSKHSNTIDVGPSKFNDQSNRGQQDNCGNQSNNPSCKGPSLSDAITSTSGSQMHTAEFEAKDRRPMSLDIENKCTIDAKDLPSLELSLKRLRGVKDAGITIQDERNVLRRSDLSAFSRYNAASNTKKSPTRYAGSNSPHDNSLEVTKRDSSRDIQSHSSGNPPNQNSNGASNNNDMGSTTNNAFTKSAVISEPAVASTTKCLYQSSAFQPVKSNLKCTSQTVVLHNTEDPTATMLVPPRVDTHKDLTTKDFHHHYENQNIIANNMKHQLQPDHDAESSKKLAAAAAPHCGSSNAVEVLVEGNIGNFSLNRSASGSNNGSNGQNGSSTAVDAGGTNIESSNPLAGNSGSGDASGSGSANKVDQKKSSHRQAALTKFRQKRNQRNERSFHKKVRYQSRKKLAEQRPRFRGQFIRQSSSETASDATEK; from the exons ATGACAAGGGAAGTCCAGATGAGTGTTGATGGCGATGAGGAAGAGCTGAAAGAACTGAGCCAGCGCTTACGTGATGGGAAGAGGACGTTTCCCGATGGGGTTGCCAGTGAAGGACAAGGTTTACACGAGGATGATGGAGCAAAATGTAACGGAGTTGGTGAAGATGTTAAGGTTGGAGGACAGGGAGGGACCGTGGAATCCTCTTCCGTCCTGCAGCATGTGCCACAGCAACAGCCTCAAGGGGCAGTGATTTGTTGGGAGAGGTTTTTACATATAAGATCTCTTAAGGTCTTGCTTGTGGAGTATGATGACTCGACGCGCCATGTTGTTACTGCATTGCTACGCAATTGTAGCTATGAAG TTATTGAAGCCGCAAATGGATTGCAAGCTTGGAAGATTTTGGAGAATTTAACCAATCATGTTGACCTTGTTTTAACTGAAGTAGCAATGCCTGGCTTATCCGGCATTGGTCTCTTATGCAAGATTATGAGCCACAAGACACGGAAAAACATTCCAGTAATTA TGATGTCATCTCGTGACTCTATGGGTTTAGTCTTCAAGTGTTTGTCAAAGGGTGCTGTTGACTTCCTAGTCAAACCCGTAAGGAAGAATGAGCTTAAAAACCTTTGGCAGCATGTTTGGAGGAGATGCCATAGT TCCAGTGGCAGTGGCAGTGAAAGTGGCACACAAACCCAGAAGTCAGTAAAATCAAAGAGTCTTGAGAAATCTGATAATAATTCTGGAAGCAACGATGAAGATGATAATGGAAGTATAGGCCTGAATAATGGGGATGGAAGTGACAATGGCAGTGGCACTCAG AGCTCCTGGACCAAACAAGCTGTAGAAGTTGATAGTCCCAAACCAGTTTCCCGCTGGGATCAAATAGCTGAGTGCCCTGATAGCACATGTGCTCAGGTTGTCCACTCCAATGCTGAAATATGTGGAATAAAGATGGTTCCTCCATCTACAAAGGAGGGTCAAGAACAAAATGAACGTCTTA TCAAAGCTGCAGGTTCAAAACATAGCAATACAATTGATGTAGGGCCCTCAAAATTCAATGATCAAAGTAATAGAGGACAGCAGGATAATTGTGGGAATCAATCCAACAACCCTAGCTGCAAAGGTCCTTCACTGTCTGATGCCATCACTAGCACTTCTGGATCTCAGATGCATACAGCAGAATTTGAAGCCAAAGATAGAAGACCCATGTCCTTAGACATTGAAAATAAATGCACTATTGATGCTAAGGACTTACCATCTCTTGAGCTTAGTTTAAAGAGGCTTAGAGGAGTTAAAGATGCTGGCATTACAATTCAGGATGAACGGAATGTTTTAAGACGTTCTGACCTTTCTGCCTTCTCAAG GTACAATGCAGCCTCTAACACTAAGAAGTCGCCCACTAGATATGCTGGAAGCAATTCTCCACATGATAATAGCCTAGAAGTTACAAAGAGGGATTCATCTCGTGACATTCAGTCACATTCTAGTGGCAATCCTCCTAATCAAAATTCAAATGGTGCGAGCAATAACAATGATATGGGTTCTACTACTAATAATGCTTTTACAAAATCTGCAGTCATAAGTGAGCCAGCAGTGGCATCAACAACAAAATGTTTGTACCAATCATCTGCTTTCCAGCCTGTAAAGAGCAACCTTAAGTGTACCTCCCAAACAGTTGTTTTACATAATACTGAAGATCCAACAGCAACAATGCTGGTACCACCTAGGGTAGACACTCACAAGGATTTGACAACTAAGGACTTCCATCACCATTATGAAAACCAGAACATCATTGCTAACAACATGAAGCACCAGCTTCAACCTGATCATGATGCTGAATCATCAAAGAAATTAGCTGCTGCTGCTGCTCCACATTGTGGTTCTTCAAACGCAGTTGAAGTGCTAGTTGAAGGTAATATTGGAAATTTTAGTCTCAACAGAAGTGCTTCAGGCAGCAACAATGGGAGCAATGGACAAAATGGAAGCAGCACAGCAGTTGATGCTGGAGGGACAAACATAGAAAGCAGCAATCCACTTGCTGGGAATAGTGGAAGTGGTGATGCTAGTGGGAGTGGAAGTGCCAACAAGGTAGATCAAAAGAAGAGTTCTCATAGGCAAGCAGCCTTAACTAAGTTTCGTCAGAAAAGGAATCAGAGAAATGAGAGATCCTTTCATAAAAAG
- the LOC112727304 gene encoding two-component response regulator-like PRR37 isoform X2 has protein sequence MGVLLNSFIMKMAYTGCPNSLCLILPSHPTLVIEAANGLQAWKILENLTNHVDLVLTEVAMPGLSGIGLLCKIMSHKTRKNIPVIMMSSRDSMGLVFKCLSKGAVDFLVKPVRKNELKNLWQHVWRRCHSSSGSGSESGTQTQKSVKSKSLEKSDNNSGSNDEDDNGSIGLNNGDGSDNGSGTQSSWTKQAVEVDSPKPVSRWDQIAECPDSTCAQVVHSNAEICGIKMVPPSTKEGQEQNERLIKAAGSKHSNTIDVGPSKFNDQSNRGQQDNCGNQSNNPSCKGPSLSDAITSTSGSQMHTAEFEAKDRRPMSLDIENKCTIDAKDLPSLELSLKRLRGVKDAGITIQDERNVLRRSDLSAFSRYNAASNTKKSPTRYAGSNSPHDNSLEVTKRDSSRDIQSHSSGNPPNQNSNGASNNNDMGSTTNNAFTKSAVISEPAVASTTKCLYQSSAFQPVKSNLKCTSQTVVLHNTEDPTATMLVPPRVDTHKDLTTKDFHHHYENQNIIANNMKHQLQPDHDAESSKKLAAAAAPHCGSSNAVEVLVEGNIGNFSLNRSASGSNNGSNGQNGSSTAVDAGGTNIESSNPLAGNSGSGDASGSGSANKVDQKKSSHRQAALTKFRQKRNQRNERSFHKKVRYQSRKKLAEQRPRFRGQFIRQSSSETASDATEK, from the exons ATGGGAGTTCTACTAAACAGTTTCATCATGAAAATGGCATACACTGGCTGCCCCAATTCATTATGTTTGATCCTCCCATCCCACCCCACCCTCg TTATTGAAGCCGCAAATGGATTGCAAGCTTGGAAGATTTTGGAGAATTTAACCAATCATGTTGACCTTGTTTTAACTGAAGTAGCAATGCCTGGCTTATCCGGCATTGGTCTCTTATGCAAGATTATGAGCCACAAGACACGGAAAAACATTCCAGTAATTA TGATGTCATCTCGTGACTCTATGGGTTTAGTCTTCAAGTGTTTGTCAAAGGGTGCTGTTGACTTCCTAGTCAAACCCGTAAGGAAGAATGAGCTTAAAAACCTTTGGCAGCATGTTTGGAGGAGATGCCATAGT TCCAGTGGCAGTGGCAGTGAAAGTGGCACACAAACCCAGAAGTCAGTAAAATCAAAGAGTCTTGAGAAATCTGATAATAATTCTGGAAGCAACGATGAAGATGATAATGGAAGTATAGGCCTGAATAATGGGGATGGAAGTGACAATGGCAGTGGCACTCAG AGCTCCTGGACCAAACAAGCTGTAGAAGTTGATAGTCCCAAACCAGTTTCCCGCTGGGATCAAATAGCTGAGTGCCCTGATAGCACATGTGCTCAGGTTGTCCACTCCAATGCTGAAATATGTGGAATAAAGATGGTTCCTCCATCTACAAAGGAGGGTCAAGAACAAAATGAACGTCTTA TCAAAGCTGCAGGTTCAAAACATAGCAATACAATTGATGTAGGGCCCTCAAAATTCAATGATCAAAGTAATAGAGGACAGCAGGATAATTGTGGGAATCAATCCAACAACCCTAGCTGCAAAGGTCCTTCACTGTCTGATGCCATCACTAGCACTTCTGGATCTCAGATGCATACAGCAGAATTTGAAGCCAAAGATAGAAGACCCATGTCCTTAGACATTGAAAATAAATGCACTATTGATGCTAAGGACTTACCATCTCTTGAGCTTAGTTTAAAGAGGCTTAGAGGAGTTAAAGATGCTGGCATTACAATTCAGGATGAACGGAATGTTTTAAGACGTTCTGACCTTTCTGCCTTCTCAAG GTACAATGCAGCCTCTAACACTAAGAAGTCGCCCACTAGATATGCTGGAAGCAATTCTCCACATGATAATAGCCTAGAAGTTACAAAGAGGGATTCATCTCGTGACATTCAGTCACATTCTAGTGGCAATCCTCCTAATCAAAATTCAAATGGTGCGAGCAATAACAATGATATGGGTTCTACTACTAATAATGCTTTTACAAAATCTGCAGTCATAAGTGAGCCAGCAGTGGCATCAACAACAAAATGTTTGTACCAATCATCTGCTTTCCAGCCTGTAAAGAGCAACCTTAAGTGTACCTCCCAAACAGTTGTTTTACATAATACTGAAGATCCAACAGCAACAATGCTGGTACCACCTAGGGTAGACACTCACAAGGATTTGACAACTAAGGACTTCCATCACCATTATGAAAACCAGAACATCATTGCTAACAACATGAAGCACCAGCTTCAACCTGATCATGATGCTGAATCATCAAAGAAATTAGCTGCTGCTGCTGCTCCACATTGTGGTTCTTCAAACGCAGTTGAAGTGCTAGTTGAAGGTAATATTGGAAATTTTAGTCTCAACAGAAGTGCTTCAGGCAGCAACAATGGGAGCAATGGACAAAATGGAAGCAGCACAGCAGTTGATGCTGGAGGGACAAACATAGAAAGCAGCAATCCACTTGCTGGGAATAGTGGAAGTGGTGATGCTAGTGGGAGTGGAAGTGCCAACAAGGTAGATCAAAAGAAGAGTTCTCATAGGCAAGCAGCCTTAACTAAGTTTCGTCAGAAAAGGAATCAGAGAAATGAGAGATCCTTTCATAAAAAG
- the LOC112727304 gene encoding two-component response regulator-like PRR37 isoform X3, producing MKVIEAANGLQAWKILENLTNHVDLVLTEVAMPGLSGIGLLCKIMSHKTRKNIPVIMMSSRDSMGLVFKCLSKGAVDFLVKPVRKNELKNLWQHVWRRCHSSSGSGSESGTQTQKSVKSKSLEKSDNNSGSNDEDDNGSIGLNNGDGSDNGSGTQSSWTKQAVEVDSPKPVSRWDQIAECPDSTCAQVVHSNAEICGIKMVPPSTKEGQEQNERLIKAAGSKHSNTIDVGPSKFNDQSNRGQQDNCGNQSNNPSCKGPSLSDAITSTSGSQMHTAEFEAKDRRPMSLDIENKCTIDAKDLPSLELSLKRLRGVKDAGITIQDERNVLRRSDLSAFSRYNAASNTKKSPTRYAGSNSPHDNSLEVTKRDSSRDIQSHSSGNPPNQNSNGASNNNDMGSTTNNAFTKSAVISEPAVASTTKCLYQSSAFQPVKSNLKCTSQTVVLHNTEDPTATMLVPPRVDTHKDLTTKDFHHHYENQNIIANNMKHQLQPDHDAESSKKLAAAAAPHCGSSNAVEVLVEGNIGNFSLNRSASGSNNGSNGQNGSSTAVDAGGTNIESSNPLAGNSGSGDASGSGSANKVDQKKSSHRQAALTKFRQKRNQRNERSFHKKVRYQSRKKLAEQRPRFRGQFIRQSSSETASDATEK from the exons ATGAAAG TTATTGAAGCCGCAAATGGATTGCAAGCTTGGAAGATTTTGGAGAATTTAACCAATCATGTTGACCTTGTTTTAACTGAAGTAGCAATGCCTGGCTTATCCGGCATTGGTCTCTTATGCAAGATTATGAGCCACAAGACACGGAAAAACATTCCAGTAATTA TGATGTCATCTCGTGACTCTATGGGTTTAGTCTTCAAGTGTTTGTCAAAGGGTGCTGTTGACTTCCTAGTCAAACCCGTAAGGAAGAATGAGCTTAAAAACCTTTGGCAGCATGTTTGGAGGAGATGCCATAGT TCCAGTGGCAGTGGCAGTGAAAGTGGCACACAAACCCAGAAGTCAGTAAAATCAAAGAGTCTTGAGAAATCTGATAATAATTCTGGAAGCAACGATGAAGATGATAATGGAAGTATAGGCCTGAATAATGGGGATGGAAGTGACAATGGCAGTGGCACTCAG AGCTCCTGGACCAAACAAGCTGTAGAAGTTGATAGTCCCAAACCAGTTTCCCGCTGGGATCAAATAGCTGAGTGCCCTGATAGCACATGTGCTCAGGTTGTCCACTCCAATGCTGAAATATGTGGAATAAAGATGGTTCCTCCATCTACAAAGGAGGGTCAAGAACAAAATGAACGTCTTA TCAAAGCTGCAGGTTCAAAACATAGCAATACAATTGATGTAGGGCCCTCAAAATTCAATGATCAAAGTAATAGAGGACAGCAGGATAATTGTGGGAATCAATCCAACAACCCTAGCTGCAAAGGTCCTTCACTGTCTGATGCCATCACTAGCACTTCTGGATCTCAGATGCATACAGCAGAATTTGAAGCCAAAGATAGAAGACCCATGTCCTTAGACATTGAAAATAAATGCACTATTGATGCTAAGGACTTACCATCTCTTGAGCTTAGTTTAAAGAGGCTTAGAGGAGTTAAAGATGCTGGCATTACAATTCAGGATGAACGGAATGTTTTAAGACGTTCTGACCTTTCTGCCTTCTCAAG GTACAATGCAGCCTCTAACACTAAGAAGTCGCCCACTAGATATGCTGGAAGCAATTCTCCACATGATAATAGCCTAGAAGTTACAAAGAGGGATTCATCTCGTGACATTCAGTCACATTCTAGTGGCAATCCTCCTAATCAAAATTCAAATGGTGCGAGCAATAACAATGATATGGGTTCTACTACTAATAATGCTTTTACAAAATCTGCAGTCATAAGTGAGCCAGCAGTGGCATCAACAACAAAATGTTTGTACCAATCATCTGCTTTCCAGCCTGTAAAGAGCAACCTTAAGTGTACCTCCCAAACAGTTGTTTTACATAATACTGAAGATCCAACAGCAACAATGCTGGTACCACCTAGGGTAGACACTCACAAGGATTTGACAACTAAGGACTTCCATCACCATTATGAAAACCAGAACATCATTGCTAACAACATGAAGCACCAGCTTCAACCTGATCATGATGCTGAATCATCAAAGAAATTAGCTGCTGCTGCTGCTCCACATTGTGGTTCTTCAAACGCAGTTGAAGTGCTAGTTGAAGGTAATATTGGAAATTTTAGTCTCAACAGAAGTGCTTCAGGCAGCAACAATGGGAGCAATGGACAAAATGGAAGCAGCACAGCAGTTGATGCTGGAGGGACAAACATAGAAAGCAGCAATCCACTTGCTGGGAATAGTGGAAGTGGTGATGCTAGTGGGAGTGGAAGTGCCAACAAGGTAGATCAAAAGAAGAGTTCTCATAGGCAAGCAGCCTTAACTAAGTTTCGTCAGAAAAGGAATCAGAGAAATGAGAGATCCTTTCATAAAAAG